A DNA window from Jaculus jaculus isolate mJacJac1 chromosome 1, mJacJac1.mat.Y.cur, whole genome shotgun sequence contains the following coding sequences:
- the LOC101597036 gene encoding 60S ribosomal protein L30-like, with amino-acid sequence MVAAKKMKKPLESINSRLQFIMQRENTCWGTKQMLKMNRQGKAKLVILANNCPALRKSEIEYYAMLAKTGVHHYSGNNIELGTAYGKYYRVCTLSIIDPGDSDIIRSMPEQAGEK; translated from the coding sequence atggtgGCCGCAAAGAAGATGAAAAAGCCCCTGGAGTCCATCAACTCAAGGCTTCAGTTCATTATGCAGAGGGAAAATACGTGCTGGGGTACAAAGCAGATGCTGAAGATGAACAGACAGGGCAAAGCGAAATTGGTCATCCTCGCCAACAACTGCCCAGCGTTGAGGAAATCGGAGATAGAATACTATGCTATGTTGGCCAAAACTGGTGTCCATCACTATAGTGGCAATAATATTGAATTGGGCACAGCATATGGGAAATACTACAGAGTATGCACACTGTCTATCATTGATCCAGGTGATTCTGACATTATTAGAAGCATGCCAGAGCAGGCTGGTGAAAAGTAA